ACGCCTACGAAGACATCGTGCCGTTTGTTGAAATGGCTGACGCGGCAAGCCAAGAACAAGGCGGTCCACGCCTGTCGTTCTTCGAGGTGCTCGTAGCGATGGCCTACGCCGCATTCGCTGACGCCCCCGTCGAGGCAGGTGTCATCGAGGTCGGCATGGGCGGCACCTGGGACGCGACCAACGTTATTAACGCCACCGTCGCTGTTTTCGGCCCGATCTCGATGGATCACGAACGCTACCTCGGCAGCGACATCGTCGAAATTGCACGCGAGAAAGCCGGCATTATCAAAGCTGGCTCCATCGTCATCTCGGCTGAACAAGACCCAGCGGTCAAAGAAATACTGACCGAAGCCGCTAACGCCGTAGACGCTCCCATCATCTTCATGGAAGAAAACATCGGCGTTGTTGCCCGCGAAGTTGCTGTCGGTGGGCAAATGGTCACCTTGCGGGGACTGGCTGGGATCTACCCAGATATCTTCATCCCCCTGTTCGGAATGCACCAGGCGCACAACGCAGCCATCGCCCTAGCAGCAGTAGAAGCTTTCATCGGTGGTGGTCAGGAACAACTAGCACTTGAAGTTGTGCAAGCAGCATTCGCTGACGTCACCTCCCCAGGCAGGGCAGAACTGGTACGTCGTTCACCAGCAGTCCTGGTAGACGGAGCCCACAACCCAGCAGCCGTAGCATCACTGGTCGCCACGCTGGAGGACTCCTTCATGTTCACCCACACGGTTGGCCTGCTCGCGGTACTGGCAGACAAAGACGCTGAAGCCATGCTTGAACAGCTCCAGCCCATCTTCGATGAGATCGTCATCTCCCAAACCACCTCACCACGCCGCCGCAGCGCCGAAGAGCTCGGTGCGCTCGCAGTGGAGATCTTCGGTGAGAACAGAGTGCGTATCGAGCCGCACCTGCCAACTGCTCTCGACACGGCAGTTGAGTTGGCTGATGCTGCTGGCATGGGTGCTGGAGTTGTTGCGACCGGTTCGGTATTCACCGCTGGTGAAGTTCGTTTGCTGCTTGGGGCCACAGATGCCTGAGAACGACACTCAGTCGGCAGATATGCCACAGCCGTCGCGTCGAGTGACGCGACGGCTGTGCAGCATGGTGCTGTGGTCTCAGATGCTCGTGATGGGATTCGCGGCAGTGGTGGGCCGAGCCCTCACCGTCGCCTCGATGCCTCAGAACGCTGATGTGGTTCTCTGGATTGGTCTAGCAATCAGCGCAGCGTGCGTAGTTGCTGCGATTGCTGTGCGATTCCGCCGAGGTGAACTAGTCGGTTGGGCGGTTCAGGTAGCCACGTTCGCTTATGCCTTTGTGGTGCCCATGATGGTTCTTGTCGGGGCGATATTCACAGGGCTGTGGCTGGTAGCCGTCCGCAAGGGCGCCCAGATGGACGCCCTCACAGACGAATGGATCAAAAACAACGCCTCACTGCAGGCGTAGCCAGTTCACGCGCCTCAGAGATCCTCTATCTGCACGAGGCGCGTGAGCTCGCGTGCACTGATCTTTGCCTCCATGAGGAACTCACCCAGCGTGATCTCCTGCGCCCACATGCTCATGAGCAGGTACCCCAGCTGATCATGCTGGATGGGGTAGATCATGTACTGGCTGTCCCCGCTCTTGAGCGTTACTTGCTCCAGCGGGCTTGCTTCTTTGTCATCACTGGTGATGGCATCGATAGCGCCGTTACTCACGGAAAACATGGTGCTCGTCATCGCTGCGAGACGACCAACTTGGTAAGACTCCAGTCCGAGCGCGCACAGGTTGTATCCATCGGCCGTGCAAAGCATTGCGCCTTCCAAAGTGGGGAGCCGCTCTGCCAAGCTTTCGAGAATCGGCAGTGTTGCGGTGCCGATTTCTTCAAGCTTGGACACCGTTTCGGTGTCGGTCTCCATATCCCATTCGGAGGTCTCGGCCGCGGGTACGTTACCCGTGTGCATCAGGCTGGTCATGATCGAGCTTTCTTCTTCTTAGTCGAGGCCAGCGCGGTTTCGACCACACGGATCACCGAGTCGCGATCACGTGGATCTCCCGCAAGAAGGCGGATATCGGGACTGAATGAATCAAGCACAGGTCGGTAGTCTTCCAGCGCCGGGTGGTTCTCTCCCTCATCTAGGCGTGTGACAGCCACGGTGAGGCGAGACCAGGTCTGCTCGTTACCGAGAACCTTGATCCATTCTGCTGTTTCCTCGAGAGCGTATTCGTTTTGGCCGTACATCCACAGAACGACGGCTGAAGCTCGTCCGCGAGCGTGGTCACGGGTGGACTGAAAACGTGCTTGCCCGGGAGTACCAACGACAGCAACGGCGCCATAGTTACTGCCCCACTCGCCGTAATCGAGGCCGACTGTAGTCATCCGGCGAGCTGCGCGGCCGCCGGGGCGGGCCATCGTGCTCATTACTTCGGTGTTGACAACGGGGATATCACTGAGGGAACGCACGGCGGTGGATTTGCCAACTCCATAGGGGCCGACGAATGTCACCTCACGGCGAGTGGTGTGTCCGATGACGGCTTTCTTCACCACAAGGGTCTCCTTGGTGGAAGGTGTGCGGGGGGAGTTCGCCGCTACTTTTCGCGACGAAGCTTGACGAGTTCCGCATCGAGCTCAAGGATTCGCGAGTCCCGCTCAGCAATCGCATTTTTCAAGCTGCCGATACGTTGTTCGCCAACCTGCAATTTGCGCTCCTGGGTACGTGACTTCTTTTTGATTTCCTCAAGAGACGTAGTCAGCTGCTTAATGCGAGCCTGATCTGCCTCGATGATCTCGTCGAGGGAACGCAACGCTGCTGCTTCCAGACGGCCGTACTCGACGGCGTCCTTACTGGAGCGGGCGTTGAGTTCCTCAGTGAGAGCTTCGATTCGTGCATTCGCCGCAGCGAGTGCAATAGCGGTGTCTTCGTCGTGCCGGTCGGGGATTACCGGCTCGATAACCTTCTCCTCGGAAGGCTCGGCTCCTGGGGGGGCAGTCGAGGCTTCCGAAGCGAGGTCGACACCGTCGAGGCTCTCATCGGTTGCGGGGGAGGGGTTAACCCGGCCGAGAGCTCTTGAACGCTCCGCCCAAAACCCAACAAAGAGTCCAATTAGAGCTGCTGGAAACATCCAGCCCAGGGATTGCAGGAACACGATCACCCAGTCGCTCATTGGGGTCTCCTTGAATGCTCACGGACGTGCCGCTCGGCCGGTGGGGCGAGTCGCCCGTTTACGGGCATTCTTCGAGTGTGTCAAAGGTACCCACACTGAAGCACATCGAGATATCCAGGTAGGGCCGTGCTCCGCCGACGCGAGCCCTCGACTGAACATCACGAAAGGTCGCTGATCAGTCGAGTAGAGCACCGATCTTAGCGCTGGCTGCACGAGCTTCGATACGCATGAGACCAAGGTTGCTGTCTGAAGGGCCAGCAAGGGCCAGCACGGCGTTCTCGCCGGCGGGGTAAACGATGATGTACCCGTTGCGGCCGCGGATAACACCCTCAGCGAGCTCACCAAGAGTGGAGCGCTCCGAAATACGCTCACCAAGACCCAGGGCGGTGGCGGCCATGGCAGCCATGCGCTCAGCCTCGTTCTCGGGAAGGTCGTGGGCGATGGCAAGGCCGTCGACCGAAGCGACCATGACGCTCTGCAGTTCGGGGATCGAAGCCCGGACATTGGCGATGATCAGGGAGAGTTCTTCTTGACGGCTCACTGTGGCTCCTGTTGGAAAAGAATGGATTCCGATGATGTTGACCTTATGCCGTACGCGCGGTTCTTTGCATCGCCGGTATTGACTAAGGCACTGGTCACGTACGGTTTGATCAGCGTATGCAGGGTGTGGGGCCCACAACAACACACTCGTCCGGAACGCTCGTCCGGTAGTGCTACCAATTGCGTTGTGCCTGCAGGTAATGACCCTTTCCGGAGCCGTATGTATGTGTTGCATACGTCAAGGGCGAACAGGCTATAACGAGGGTTTTTGACCACATATAGCTATTCCATGATGAATGTAAACAGGGCCGATATTGTTCAGCTATGACTCAACGTTCTCTCGTTCTTGTGAAGCCCGATGGCTATGCGCGTGGACTCACGGGTGAGATATTGCGACGAATTGAAGCCAAGGGATACCGCATCATTGCGTTGAAAGTAGCCGCACCAGGCCGCGAATTACTCACCCGGCACTACGCTGAGCACATGGGGAAAGCATTCTTCGACCCCCTCGTGGAATTCATGTCCTCCGGACCACTGGTTGCAGCAGTGATCGAAGGGGAACGGTGCATCGAAGGATTCCGCACCCTCGCCGGAGCCACTGACCCCACCGTGGCAGCAGCAGGAACCATCCGCGGAGACCTCGCCAGAGACTGGGGTACGCCAGTGCAACAGAACATCGTTCACGGATCAGACAGCCCCGCCTCCGCAGAACGAGAAATCAGTATCTGGTTCCCCGAACTCTGACAGCCACCCGTAAGGGACCGCAGCACCGCAGCCTCACTCACCCCTGCCTCAACACCCGATGCGCAGTAGCAGCATCAGTCACAAAAACATTGATATAGCCCCCCAACAGGGCACCACGGATCGCGGCAGTCTTCCCCTCACCAGCGGCCACACCAATAACCGTACGAACAGAACGCAACCGCCCCAACGGAACAGACAACACCCGCTCATACAGATCAGTCACCACCGGATGCCCCTGG
This region of Dermatophilus congolensis genomic DNA includes:
- a CDS encoding roadblock/LC7 domain-containing protein → MTSLMHTGNVPAAETSEWDMETDTETVSKLEEIGTATLPILESLAERLPTLEGAMLCTADGYNLCALGLESYQVGRLAAMTSTMFSVSNGAIDAITSDDKEASPLEQVTLKSGDSQYMIYPIQHDQLGYLLMSMWAQEITLGEFLMEAKISARELTRLVQIEDL
- a CDS encoding roadblock/LC7 domain-containing protein, whose translation is MSRQEELSLIIANVRASIPELQSVMVASVDGLAIAHDLPENEAERMAAMAATALGLGERISERSTLGELAEGVIRGRNGYIIVYPAGENAVLALAGPSDSNLGLMRIEARAASAKIGALLD
- a CDS encoding DUF4233 domain-containing protein; amino-acid sequence: MPENDTQSADMPQPSRRVTRRLCSMVLWSQMLVMGFAAVVGRALTVASMPQNADVVLWIGLAISAACVVAAIAVRFRRGELVGWAVQVATFAYAFVVPMMVLVGAIFTGLWLVAVRKGAQMDALTDEWIKNNASLQA
- a CDS encoding GTP-binding protein, with protein sequence MVKKAVIGHTTRREVTFVGPYGVGKSTAVRSLSDIPVVNTEVMSTMARPGGRAARRMTTVGLDYGEWGSNYGAVAVVGTPGQARFQSTRDHARGRASAVVLWMYGQNEYALEETAEWIKVLGNEQTWSRLTVAVTRLDEGENHPALEDYRPVLDSFSPDIRLLAGDPRDRDSVIRVVETALASTKKKKARS
- a CDS encoding bifunctional folylpolyglutamate synthase/dihydrofolate synthase, which encodes MTRRSDDIEPSNDPTKASDAGTPLDPAYLDDFGDETSSEALELGALTKTITPSEAPTSNAMGERTGSRARRPAPEDPAVKERAREVDKNIIARNPEHIIEPTLDRIRHVMNLLGDPQQAMPTIHITGTNGKTTTARMIERLLRELGLRTGRFTSPHLHDIRERIVLSGEPISTQRFLDAYEDIVPFVEMADAASQEQGGPRLSFFEVLVAMAYAAFADAPVEAGVIEVGMGGTWDATNVINATVAVFGPISMDHERYLGSDIVEIAREKAGIIKAGSIVISAEQDPAVKEILTEAANAVDAPIIFMEENIGVVAREVAVGGQMVTLRGLAGIYPDIFIPLFGMHQAHNAAIALAAVEAFIGGGQEQLALEVVQAAFADVTSPGRAELVRRSPAVLVDGAHNPAAVASLVATLEDSFMFTHTVGLLAVLADKDAEAMLEQLQPIFDEIVISQTTSPRRRSAEELGALAVEIFGENRVRIEPHLPTALDTAVELADAAGMGAGVVATGSVFTAGEVRLLLGATDA
- the ndk gene encoding nucleoside-diphosphate kinase; the protein is MTQRSLVLVKPDGYARGLTGEILRRIEAKGYRIIALKVAAPGRELLTRHYAEHMGKAFFDPLVEFMSSGPLVAAVIEGERCIEGFRTLAGATDPTVAAAGTIRGDLARDWGTPVQQNIVHGSDSPASAEREISIWFPEL